From the genome of Pantoea alfalfae, one region includes:
- a CDS encoding inosine/guanosine kinase, with the protein MKFPGKRKSKHYFPVSARDPLLQPAQHDVDAGSWVVGIDQTLVDIEAKVDDDFLARYGLSAGHSLVIDNAVAEALYNELMRDALITHQFAGGTIGNTLHNFSVLADDRSVLLGVMCNNIQIGGYAYRYLCNTSSRVDLNYLQGVDGAIGRCFTLIGEHGERTFAISPGQMNQLHPEKVPEEVIAGASALVLTSYLVRCAEGEPMPQATLQAIEYAKRHNVPVVLTLGTKHVIGDNPQFWRDFLREHVSIVAMNEEEALALTGEADPLLASNMALDWVDLVLCTAGPIGLYMAGYTEDEFKRKTNHPLLPGAIAEFNQYEFSRVMRQQDCQQPLRIFSHIAPYMGGPEKIMNTNGAGDGALAALLHDITANNYHSLNVPNSSKHARPYLTYSSLAQVCKYANRVSYQVLNQHSPRLTRGLPEREDSLEESYWDR; encoded by the coding sequence ATGAAATTTCCCGGCAAACGTAAATCCAAACACTACTTTCCCGTCAGCGCACGCGATCCCCTGTTACAGCCCGCTCAACACGATGTTGATGCAGGCAGCTGGGTAGTGGGTATCGACCAGACGCTGGTGGATATCGAAGCCAAAGTCGATGACGACTTTCTCGCCCGTTACGGTCTGAGTGCCGGGCACTCGCTGGTAATCGATAATGCTGTCGCGGAAGCGTTGTACAACGAGCTGATGCGCGATGCGCTAATCACTCATCAGTTTGCCGGAGGCACCATCGGTAACACGCTGCACAACTTCTCGGTGCTGGCCGATGACCGCTCCGTGCTGCTCGGCGTGATGTGCAACAATATCCAGATTGGCGGCTACGCCTATCGCTATCTCTGTAACACCTCAAGCCGGGTCGATCTTAACTATCTGCAGGGTGTTGATGGCGCTATTGGCCGCTGCTTTACGCTGATTGGCGAACATGGCGAGCGAACCTTCGCGATCAGCCCCGGCCAGATGAACCAGCTGCATCCGGAGAAGGTGCCAGAAGAGGTGATCGCCGGAGCTTCTGCGCTGGTGCTGACCTCCTATCTGGTGCGCTGTGCCGAAGGTGAACCGATGCCGCAGGCAACGTTACAGGCGATTGAATATGCCAAACGCCACAATGTGCCGGTGGTGCTGACGCTGGGTACCAAACATGTGATTGGCGATAATCCTCAGTTCTGGCGGGACTTCCTGCGCGAGCACGTCAGCATCGTGGCGATGAACGAGGAGGAAGCGCTGGCGCTGACCGGCGAAGCCGATCCGCTGCTTGCTTCCAATATGGCGCTGGACTGGGTGGATCTGGTGCTCTGCACCGCTGGCCCGATTGGGCTCTATATGGCGGGCTACACCGAAGACGAGTTCAAACGCAAAACCAACCATCCGCTGCTGCCTGGCGCGATTGCAGAATTCAACCAGTATGAGTTCAGCCGCGTGATGCGCCAGCAGGATTGCCAGCAGCCGCTGCGTATCTTCTCGCACATCGCGCCTTATATGGGCGGACCTGAAAAGATCATGAACACCAACGGCGCCGGAGATGGTGCGCTGGCGGCGTTGCTGCATGACATCACCGCCAACAACTATCACAGCCTGAATGTGCCGAACTCCAGTAAACATGCGCGTCCGTATCTGACCTATTCGTCACTGGCGCAGGTGTGTAAGTATGCCAATCGCGTCAGCTATCAGGTGCTGAATCAGCATTCGCCGCGTTTAACCCGCGGCCTGCCGGAGCGTGAAGACAGTCTGGAAGAGTCTTACTGGGATCGGTAA